The segment CAGTTAGCCGCGAGCGGCCGCGATTTTGATCAATTTGGCGTAGTAGAAGCCGTCGTGCCCGCCCTCTTGCGCCAGCAACTGGCGGCCGTGGGGTTGCTTGAGACCGAACTGCCCGGCGATATCCAGCTCTCGGGCACCCGGGGTACGGGCGAGAAAGGCTTCGATCACGTCGGTGTTTTCAGTCGGCAACGTCGAGCAGGTGGCATAGAGCAAGATGCCACCAACTTCCAGAGTTGGCCACATCGCGTCCAGCAGTTCGCCTTGCAAGGCTGCGAGCGCGGCAATGTCATCGGGTTGGCGGGTCAGCTTGATGTCCGGGTGACGGCGGATAACACCGGTCGCCGAACACGGCGCATCCAGCAGGATGCGCTGGAAGGGCTTGCCGTCCCACCAGGTGGCGGTGTCGCGGCCATCGGCAGCGATCAGCTCGGCGCTCAGGCCCAGACGCTCAAGGTTTTCGCGCACGCGCACCAGACGCTTGGCTTCCAGGTCGACCGCCACTACGCCCGCCAGTGCAGGTTCGACTTCCAGGATGTGGCAGGTTTTACCGCCCGGTGCGCAGCAGGCGTCAAGCACACGCTGGCCCGGCGCCAGATCCAGAAGGTTGGCGGCCAGTTGCGCGGCCTCGTCCTGCACGCTGATCCATCCTTCGGCAAAGCCCGGCAGATTGCGTACATCGCAGGCTTGGGCCAGCACGATCCCGTCCTGGCTGTAGACACACGGCTGGGCCTCGATCCCGGCCTCGACCAGCAACTGCAGATACCCATCGCGGCTGTGGTGACGACGGTTAACCCGAAGAATCATCGGCGGGTGGGTATTGTTGGCCGCGCAAATAGCTTCCCACTGCTCAGGCCAGAAGGCCTTCAGGGATTTTTGCAGCCAGCGCGGGTGGGCGGTACGCACCACGGGATCATGCTCCAGCTCGGCCAGCAAGGCTTCGCTCTCGCGCTGGGCGTTGCGCAGCACGGCGTTGAGCAGGGCTTTGGCCCACGGCTTTTTCAGCTTGTCGGCGCAGCCTACGGTTTCGCCGATGGCAGCGTGGGCCGGAATACGGGTATAGAGCAGTTGATACAGACCGACCAGCAGCAGCGCCTCGACGTCCGCATCCGCAGCCTTGAACGGCTTTTGCAGCAGCTTGTTGGCCAGCGCCGACAGGCGCGGCTGCCAGCGGGCAGTACCGAACGCCAGGTCCTGGGTCAGGCCGCGATCGCGCACCTCAACCTTGTCCAGTTGCAGCGGCAAGGAGCTGTTGAGCGATGCTTTGCCGTTCAACACTGCAGTCAGTGCCTTGG is part of the Pseudomonas sp. ML2-2023-3 genome and harbors:
- the rsmB gene encoding 16S rRNA (cytosine(967)-C(5))-methyltransferase RsmB, translated to MNPRLAAAKALTAVLNGKASLNSSLPLQLDKVEVRDRGLTQDLAFGTARWQPRLSALANKLLQKPFKAADADVEALLLVGLYQLLYTRIPAHAAIGETVGCADKLKKPWAKALLNAVLRNAQRESEALLAELEHDPVVRTAHPRWLQKSLKAFWPEQWEAICAANNTHPPMILRVNRRHHSRDGYLQLLVEAGIEAQPCVYSQDGIVLAQACDVRNLPGFAEGWISVQDEAAQLAANLLDLAPGQRVLDACCAPGGKTCHILEVEPALAGVVAVDLEAKRLVRVRENLERLGLSAELIAADGRDTATWWDGKPFQRILLDAPCSATGVIRRHPDIKLTRQPDDIAALAALQGELLDAMWPTLEVGGILLYATCSTLPTENTDVIEAFLARTPGARELDIAGQFGLKQPHGRQLLAQEGGHDGFYYAKLIKIAAARG